The Pyxidicoccus sp. MSG2 DNA segment GTTGTACTCCGCCGAGACGCCATTGGCGGTGACCTTGAACAGGTCCTCCTTCAGCCCGTCCACCGCCGTGTGCCACTTGAGCAGGCGCACGGTGCGCGACGAGACGTTCGTCATCGTCACGGAGACGAGCACGTTGTCGCGCGCGGCCAGGGAGGACTTCTCCACGGACAGCTTCACCGCCACATCGCCCGCGACCGCGTCCTGCACGGTCTCGTTCGACTCGAGCGCGTCACCGGCGCGCTCATCCGGCGCTCCGCAAGCACCCAGCAGGGACACGCTGGCAACTGCACCAATCCACCAATTGAGACGACTGCGGGGGGTCAGGCTCATTTCGGGGACTTCCTTTCAGCTCGGGGGGAACTCAGCGGCAGCGCGGCGGCGTCCTTCGGCGAATGCCAGCCTGTCGCGCTATTCCGTTTATATCGAGCTGAAACCAGTCCCGTCCAGGGGCCAACATATTACGTGATGTTACGCGCGCCGCTGACGCGGGTGGCTATGAGTGCGCATAGGTGACGACCATCATCACCAGCCCGAACAGCTGCACCGCCATCAGCGGGCTGACGGCGAGGACGACGACGTCGAAGAAGCTCTCATCCGGGGTCTTCATGACCTTGCTCTCCCTGCCTCGCGTGTGTCGCGTGGCACTCCTCGCTTGAGCAAGGCCTGGGCCAGCGTCTGAAACACGCGGCGCGGCGTGCATGAAGTGAAGCACTTCGCGGGTTTGCGTCAGGGGCAGCGACATCCTGGCGAGGTTTCCGCGCGCGTGCGGGACAGCGTGTCCGCGGTGCGTGTTCGCGTGTGGGACGCGGGCGTGCGGCTCCGGCATTTCGGTGCTTGAAGTGGCGTCAAGGTCGCTTCGGACCCCTAGACTGCGCGCCATGCGACTCCCCACTTCCGCCCTGTTGCTCGTCCTCGCCGGCGCGTGTGCGCATGCGCCGGCTTCCACGGAAACCCCCACCGCCGCCGCGAAGGCGCCCGTCGCGGAGCTGCCGTTCATGGAGCCGCCCGCGGCGCCGATGCCCGGCTGGCAGCTCGTGAAGCGCGGGGATGTGTTGATGCGTGAGGGCAGGCACGCCGAGGCCCTGGCGGAGTACACGCGGGCGCTGGACGCGGGGAACACGAACGACGGCACCGCGTACTCCGCCGCGTGCGCGCTCGCGCTGCTGGGGAAGAAGCAGGAGGCGCTCGACCAGCTGTCGCGCGCGGCGGAGTGGGGCTTTCGCGACGTGAGGTGGATGCAGCAGGACGAGGACCTGGCCTCGCTGCGCACGGAGCCTGCCTTCACGGCGCTGGTGGCGCGCATCCCCACGCTCCCGGAGAAAGACCCCACGGCCCATGCCGAGCTGAAGCGGATGTTCGCGGAGGACCAGGCGGACCGCTCTCCGCCGCCGGCTTCTCCAGAAGCGTGGAAGGCCGTCACGGCGCGCGACGAGCAGCGCCGCGCGCGGGTGAAGGAACTGGTGGCAGCGGGCGAGCTGAAGGAGGGCGCGGACTTCCTCGCCGCCGCGTTCATCTTCCAGCACGGCCACGCGCAGGAGGACTTCGCCATGGCGCGGGAGCTGGGCGCGGAGGCCGCGCGCCGCGGTCACCCGGGCGGCCTGTGGATTGCCGCCGCCGCGTGGGACCGCTGGCTGATGAACGCCGAGCGGCCGCAGCGCTTCGGCACGCAGTACCGGGGCGACCTGCAGACGAAGCAGATGAAGCTCTACCCGGTGGACCCGAGCGTCACCGACGAGGAGCGCGCACGCTGGGGCTTCCCTCCGCTCGCGGAGATTCCCACCACACTGCGGTAGCCGGTGTCCCATCCGGGCCCGCCCGTGCCGGGCCCGGTGCCGGGAGCGTCTACTTCGCGGCGGACGCGCCCGTCGCCGCCTCACCCTCGCGGGCGAGCGTGCGGACCAGCTCCAGCGCGCGCCGCACGTGCTCGCCCACGCGCAGCTGCGACTCGAACGCGTGGCGGATGACACCCTTGCGGTCCACCACGAAGGTGACGCGTCCGGGGATGAGCCCCAGCAGGGAAGGGGGCACGCCGAACGCGTCACGCACCTCGCCGCCCGCGTCGCTCAGCAGGACGAAGGGCAGCCGGTGCTTCGTGGCGAAGCCCTCGTGCGACGTCACCGAGTCACCGCTGATGCCCACCACCTCCGCGCCCGCGGCCACGAAGTCCTCGTACTGGTCCCTCAGGCTGCACGCCTGCGCGGTGCAGCCCGGCGAGTCATCCTTCGGGTAGAAGTAGACGACGAGCACCTTCTGCCCCACCAGGTCGCGCAGCCGCACCGGCCGGTCTCCCGCGCCCTTCAGCGTGACATCGGGGACCGCATCGCCTTCCTTCAGCAGCTTCGACCGCGCCATGACGCCTCCATCCGCCCCGGGACGTCACACCGGCGCGTGCGATCCGCTGGATGCTGAGGAGTGACTCACATGTCAATTCATTCGTGCCAGCAGGGCGTCAGCAGGGACCCAGGTGCGCCCCGGGGCGCGGCTTCGAGCCCACCTGCCGGGCGCACGGCTCTGGCGGGGTCATGCATGTCCCCTCTATCGTTCCAGTCCCGACTCGTTTAATAGGGCGCTTGCTTCCTTGCTGTACGGGCGGTGGGTCGGGGTGGGTGGGGTAAAGGCGACGGCGCGCATCGCGCATGTCTCAGTGGCATCCGATAAGGTGTGGGGGGAACGAAGTCGCTCCCCCGTCCGGCAGGCGACAGCCCTGCACGCGGCCGGACCCGAAATTCCGGGCATGGGAGCCACTGTCGTCTTACCTTTCGACACAGGAAGTGGGAGCGTGGGTCTGGGGTTCAGGGCGGAAACTTTCGCCGGAGTTGCGCAACGCGGCGTTCAGGCGTAGACCGCAAACTTCGGGGGGTTGGTCAGGAGCGGACATGGTCGGCCTCGTCGTCGCATCGCACGGGCGTCTAGCGGAGGAGCTGGTCTCCACCGCGGAGCAGATCGTGGGAAAGCTTCCCGCGGTGGCAACCTGCAACATCGAGCCAGGGACTCCTGTCGAGGAGCTCCGCGCGAAGATGAAGCAGGCGGTTGCCCGCGTGGATGAGGGGGAAGGTGTCATCATCCTCGCGGACCTGTTCGGCGGCACTCCCTGCAAGGAGTCGCTGATGATGTGTCAGCGGATGAACCTGGAGGTCCTCGCCGGCGTCAACCTGCCCATGCTTCTCAAGGCGAACTCGCTCCGCAACGAGCAGTTGTCGCTTCCGGAGATGGCCAACCAGCTGGCTTCCCATGGCCAGCGCAACATCACCTGCGCATCCGCCCTGCTTCGCGAGGCCCAGCAGCAGCCGCGAACTTGACGGGCCCGCGCGGGTCGGCGATTCGAGACTGCCGTGATCACCCTGGTCCGCGTCGACAACCGCCTCATCCATGGTCAGGTCGTCGAGGCCTGGCTGCCCTTCCTCAAGGTCTCCCGGGTCGTCGTCGCGGATGACGAGGCGGCTTCCAGCCCCCTCATCCGGGCGGCCATGGCCCTGGCCGTCCAGAGCGCCATCGAGGTGCAGATTCTCCCCCTGGCCCAGGTGGACTTCGCCGCCCTCTCCAAGGACGGGGTGCGCACCCTGGTGCTCCTGCGGGACGTCGCGGCGGTGCCCTTCGCCTTCGCGCACGGCCTGTCCATGGACGAGCTGAACCTGGGCAACGTGCACTTCGGCACCGGGCGCCGGCAGGTGTCCCCGTCCGTCTTCCTGGCGGAGGCGGAGCTGAAGACGCTCCAGCAGGTGTCCGAGCAGGGCGTGCGCGTGGAGGCCCGCGCGGTGCCCTCGGAGAAGCCCGTGGAGTTGCTGGACCTCACCGACCGGTGGGCGAAGGCCGGGTGAGGACGTGAGCGTCGTCTGGACCCAGGTGGCGCTCGCGGGGCTGTGGGGCGGACTGGTGGCCTTGGAGCGCAAGGCGTTCCTCCAGGCCATGCTGTCCCGCCCCCTCGTGGCCGCCACCATCATGGGGCTGTTGC contains these protein-coding regions:
- a CDS encoding PTS sugar transporter subunit IIB gives rise to the protein MITLVRVDNRLIHGQVVEAWLPFLKVSRVVVADDEAASSPLIRAAMALAVQSAIEVQILPLAQVDFAALSKDGVRTLVLLRDVAAVPFAFAHGLSMDELNLGNVHFGTGRRQVSPSVFLAEAELKTLQQVSEQGVRVEARAVPSEKPVELLDLTDRWAKAG
- a CDS encoding peroxiredoxin, whose protein sequence is MARSKLLKEGDAVPDVTLKGAGDRPVRLRDLVGQKVLVVYFYPKDDSPGCTAQACSLRDQYEDFVAAGAEVVGISGDSVTSHEGFATKHRLPFVLLSDAGGEVRDAFGVPPSLLGLIPGRVTFVVDRKGVIRHAFESQLRVGEHVRRALELVRTLAREGEAATGASAAK
- a CDS encoding PTS sugar transporter subunit IIA produces the protein MVGLVVASHGRLAEELVSTAEQIVGKLPAVATCNIEPGTPVEELRAKMKQAVARVDEGEGVIILADLFGGTPCKESLMMCQRMNLEVLAGVNLPMLLKANSLRNEQLSLPEMANQLASHGQRNITCASALLREAQQQPRT
- a CDS encoding TPR end-of-group domain-containing protein; this encodes MRLPTSALLLVLAGACAHAPASTETPTAAAKAPVAELPFMEPPAAPMPGWQLVKRGDVLMREGRHAEALAEYTRALDAGNTNDGTAYSAACALALLGKKQEALDQLSRAAEWGFRDVRWMQQDEDLASLRTEPAFTALVARIPTLPEKDPTAHAELKRMFAEDQADRSPPPASPEAWKAVTARDEQRRARVKELVAAGELKEGADFLAAAFIFQHGHAQEDFAMARELGAEAARRGHPGGLWIAAAAWDRWLMNAERPQRFGTQYRGDLQTKQMKLYPVDPSVTDEERARWGFPPLAEIPTTLR